A genomic window from Glycine soja cultivar W05 chromosome 10, ASM419377v2, whole genome shotgun sequence includes:
- the LOC114371945 gene encoding UDP-glycosyltransferase 73C3-like produces MSSQTRNLNFVLFPLMSQGHMIPMMDIAKILAQNGVTVTVVTTHQNASRFTSTFSNSQIRLLEVQFPYQEAGLPEGCENLDMLPSLGTGLDFFNAANSNTLKEQVEKLFEELNPPPSCIISDMTLHYTANIARKFNIPRFSFLGQSCFSLFCLYNIGVHKVRSTITSETEYFALPGLPDKVEFTIAQTPAHNSSEEWKEFYAKTGAAEGVSFGVVMNSFEELEPEYAKGYKKARNGRVWCIGPVSLSNKDELDKAERGNKASIDEHFCLKWLDSQKPKGVIYVCLGSMCNITSLQLIELGLALEASKRPFIWVIREGNQLGELEKWIKEEGFEERTKDRSLVIHGWAPQVLILSHPSIGGFLTHCGWNSTLEAVCAGVPLITWPLFGDQFFNEKLVVQILRVGVKVGVEVPVEWGEEDENGLLVKKEDVGRAINELMDESRDSEEMRERVNGLAEMAKRAVEKGGSSHSNVTLLIQDVMQQNKRDT; encoded by the coding sequence ATGAGTTCCCAAACACGCAACCTCAACTTTGTTCTGTTTCCTCTGATGTCCCAGGGCCACATGATCCCCATGATGGACATAGCAAAAATTCTGGCACAGAACGGTGTTACTGTCACAGTGGTCACAACCCACCAAAACGCATCACGCTTCACATCAACTTTTTCTAATTCCCAAATCCGATTACTCGAAGTTCAATTCCCATACCAAGAAGCAGGGTTGCCAGAAGGGTGTGAGAATCTCGACATGTTACCTTCACTTGGCACAGGCTTGGATTTCTTCAACGCTGCAAACAGCAACACCCTGAAGGAGCAAGTTGAAAAACTCTTTGAAGAGTTAAACCCTCCACCAAGCTGCATAATTTCCGACATGACTCTGCATTACACAGCAAACATTGCTAGAAAATTCAATATTCCTAGGTTTTCATTCCTGGGACAGAGTTGCTTCAGTCTCTTTTGTTTGTACAACATAGGAGTCCACAAAGTTCGGTCAACGATTACCTCGGAGACAGAGTACTTTGCTCTGCCCGGTCTGCCCGACAAGGTTGAGTTTACCATAGCACAGACTCCAGCACACAATTCTAGTGAAGAGTGGAAGGAGTTTTATGCCAAAACCGGTGCTGCTGAAGGGGTTTCATTTGGGGTGGTGATGAATTCATTTGAAGAGTTGGAGCCAGAATATGCCAAGGGTTACAAAAAAGCAAGAAATGGAAGAGTTTGGTGCATTGGTCCTGTTTCACTCAGCAACAAGGATGAACTAGACAAGGCTGAGAGAGGGAACAAGGCTTCAATTGATGAGCATTTTTGCTTGAAGTGGCTTGATTCGCAGAAACCAAAGGGTGTGATCTATGTGTGCCTTGGAAGCATGTGTAACATAACATCACTTCAGTTAATAGAGCTTGGTTTGGCCTTGGAAGCCTCAAAAAGACCCTTCATTTGGGTCATTAGGGAAGGGAATCAATTGGGGGAATTGGAGAAGTGGATTAAGGAAGAGGGGTTTGAGGAAAGGACCAAAGATCGAAGCCTTGTGATTCATGGTTGGGCTCCTCAGGTACTGATTCTTTCACACCCTTCGATTGGAGGGTTTTTGACACACTGTGGTTGGAACTCAACTTTGGAAGCTGTATGTGCTGGTGTGCCTTTGATTACATGGCCTCTATTTGGAGACCAGTTTTTCAATGAGAAACTTGTTGTGCAAATACTAAGAGTTGGAGTGAAGGTTGGGGTGGAGGTTCCTGTGGAGTGGGGTGAGGAAGATGAGAATGGTCTTTTGGTGAAGAAAGAAGATGTTGGGAGAGCTATTAATGAGTTGATGGATGAGAGTAGGGATAGTGAAGAAATGAGGGAAAGGGTTAATGGACTTGCAGAGATGGCTAAGagagctgttgaaaaaggtggATCTTCTCACTCCAATGTCACACTCCTTATCCAAGATGTCATGCAACAAAACAAGAGAGATACTTAA